A genomic segment from Marinobacter subterrani encodes:
- a CDS encoding ABC transporter permease, producing the protein MRSSASRLSLWLLLTPFVLWIVLLVLLPHLQMLRVSFQVRESWDTLTWGLQQYQNFFTESYYWRTFVRTGVMSLFTTFLTLIIAFPIAWYIARLARGRSKGLLFMACLIPFWASELVRTYGWMILLRESGLFSSWLQALGWVDGPVEMLYNDVAVIIGLVYNGLLFMVVPLVTTLDGMDENLVEAGYDLGGGHGTVLREIVVPWAMPGIVSGCIVVFMLTLGSYLTPVLMGGKDSAWFTQQIFTQFITRFNWEQGAALGVLLLVLSSVMVWLGLKVTGQSLRKVMG; encoded by the coding sequence GTGAGGTCCTCTGCCAGCCGCCTGTCACTCTGGTTGTTACTGACGCCGTTTGTGCTGTGGATTGTCCTGCTCGTGTTATTGCCGCACCTGCAAATGCTGCGGGTGTCCTTCCAGGTGCGTGAAAGCTGGGACACCCTTACCTGGGGCCTGCAGCAATACCAGAACTTCTTTACCGAATCCTATTACTGGCGGACCTTTGTGCGCACCGGGGTCATGTCGCTGTTTACCACCTTCCTGACCCTGATTATTGCCTTCCCCATTGCCTGGTACATTGCCCGGCTTGCCCGTGGGCGGTCCAAGGGCCTTCTTTTTATGGCCTGCCTGATTCCCTTCTGGGCCAGTGAGCTGGTCCGTACCTACGGCTGGATGATTCTGCTGCGCGAGAGCGGCCTGTTCAGTTCCTGGCTACAGGCTCTGGGCTGGGTCGATGGCCCCGTGGAGATGCTGTACAACGATGTTGCGGTGATCATCGGCCTGGTCTACAACGGCCTGCTGTTCATGGTGGTGCCCCTGGTGACCACCCTGGATGGCATGGACGAAAACCTGGTGGAAGCGGGCTACGACCTGGGCGGTGGCCACGGCACCGTGCTGCGGGAGATTGTGGTGCCCTGGGCCATGCCGGGCATTGTCTCCGGCTGCATCGTGGTGTTCATGCTGACCCTGGGGAGCTACCTCACGCCGGTGCTGATGGGGGGCAAGGACAGCGCCTGGTTCACCCAGCAGATTTTCACTCAGTTCATTACCCGGTTTAACTGGGAGCAGGGCGCGGCCCTGGGCGTTTTGCTGCTGGTGCTGTCGTCGGTGATGGTCTGGCTGGGCCTGAAAGTGACCGGCCAGTCCCTGCGCAAGGTGATGGGGTGA
- a CDS encoding ABC transporter permease, with protein MIRSVPRSKLFDGLYLAYLIAFFIYLALPLTVTAVFAFNDAPFPSLPWKGFTLDWYFADGTGGRTGLFHDDGLLRALWVSAQIAFWVTLVSLALGCVNAVLFERLNFRGKEFLYLLMLLPLVIPGVILGVSILVFYSGMANDVSAAWGIELDIFRPGMTLVVMGQVTFITTLSTLVIAARLRKFDPQLEEAALNLGATPLVAWFTVTLPWLLPSIFGAAAMAFLMSFENFNTTVMLTGSDTPLTVALFNRLREGSTPVLNAVALLLMVGSAFLALLAMGRSSR; from the coding sequence ATGATCCGTTCGGTACCCCGTTCAAAGCTGTTTGACGGCCTTTACCTCGCTTACCTGATTGCGTTTTTTATCTACCTGGCCCTGCCGCTGACGGTGACTGCTGTCTTTGCGTTCAATGATGCGCCCTTCCCGTCACTGCCCTGGAAGGGGTTTACCCTGGACTGGTATTTTGCCGATGGTACCGGGGGCCGCACGGGTCTGTTCCATGACGATGGATTGCTCAGGGCGCTCTGGGTCAGTGCCCAGATTGCCTTCTGGGTCACCCTGGTGAGCTTGGCACTGGGGTGTGTGAATGCGGTGCTGTTCGAGCGGCTGAACTTCCGGGGCAAGGAATTCCTGTATCTGCTGATGCTGCTGCCGCTGGTCATTCCCGGCGTCATTCTCGGGGTGTCCATCCTGGTGTTCTACAGTGGCATGGCCAACGATGTGTCGGCCGCCTGGGGCATCGAGCTGGACATATTCCGGCCTGGCATGACACTGGTGGTGATGGGGCAGGTAACCTTCATCACCACCCTGAGTACCCTGGTGATTGCCGCGCGATTGCGCAAGTTTGATCCGCAGCTGGAAGAAGCCGCCCTGAACCTGGGCGCCACCCCGCTGGTGGCGTGGTTTACCGTAACCCTGCCCTGGCTGCTGCCCTCTATCTTCGGGGCCGCTGCCATGGCCTTTCTGATGTCCTTTGAAAACTTCAACACCACCGTTATGCTGACCGGAAGCGATACGCCGTTGACGGTGGCATTGTTCAACCGTCTTCGGGAAGGCTCGACACCTGTGCTTAATGCGGTTGCCCTGTTGTTGATGGTCGGCTCGGCATTCCTGGCTTTGCTTGCTATGGGCCGTTCGTCCCGTTGA